GCCGCAGTACACCAGATTACTAAGTCTGCTTGCGCGATTTGTTCTCGTCGAAAATCCTGAGCACTAAGCGATACTCCATGTTTTCCTGATTCCATCCCGGCCGTATCGATCAGGTGAATTGATTGGCCTTCCCATTCTAAAGAAGTCACCAGATAATCCCTTGTCGTTCCTGCCACATCTGAAACCAACGCAGCTTGAGCATCACCAACTAAGGTATTATATAGCGTACTTTTCCCCGCATTTGGCAGACCTGCCAGGACTACAGTAAGCGTGCCCGTTGATTCCATGCGATGAGAAGAATCGTCATAAAGTTTTTCACAAAACGTGCGAATATCATGTAAGCGGGAAACGAGTGTATCACGATCAATAAATTCGATGTCTTCTTCTACAAAGTCCAAGCCTGCTTCCAATTCGGAGAGCAATTCGAGTAGATTCATTCGAGCCTGCGCAATACGAGTAGAGACGCCTCCTGCGAGCTGACTGAGGGCTAAATTCAGTTCTTCGTGATCATAGGCATCAATCACACCCAAGATTGCTTCTGCCTGCACTAAGTCAACACGCCCGGCGAGAAATGCTCGTAATGTGAATTCTCCGGGCCGGGCCATCCTCGCACCATGCGAACCGAGATTCTCAATCGCAGATTCCAGCAATGGTGGAGCACTGACCGTGTGAAACTCAGCTAATGGCTGCCCCGTGAAACTGCGCGCTGTCGGCCAATAGTATAAAGTCCCAGGGAGACACAAGTCCGAATCAGTTAACCGTAATTGCCCAGAATGGCGTTCCGATCGTCGGGAACTTTGCCATTCGCTGGTTGATTCAAAACAAGTTGATAAGCATGGTACTATATCGTCCCCACTAATTCGAATGATTCCAGCTGCACTACTTCCTGGAGCAGAGGCAAGAGCAACGATCGTGTCGTCAAATTGAAGATTCATGCCGAGTCTCTTAGGGAATCATCGTTATCGACGTTTTTTGGACTTTTTACCTGCCCCTTTTAGACGAGAACTTTGCTGTTTCTTCTTTTCATTCAAAGCAGCCTGCTCCTGTGCTTGATCAGCAATTTCCTGTAAACGAGCGAACCATCCTTTTTTCTCAGGCTTATCATTATTGGAAGCGTCTTTTTTAGGAGCTTGATTTTTTTTAGATTCCGCTTTGACTTCTATTGTTTTTGAGTCCGTCGCTGCGGCAGGAGAAGGATGTCGTTTTGATTGAAAATCAAGTAGTTTACGCTCACAAATCCCCCATAAGCTGGAAGCAATAAAGTAAACACAAAGACCAGCGGGGACTCGATAAAACATGAATCCCATCGCGATCATCATGTAATTCATAATCTTGTGTTGTAACTCCTGATCTTTATCGGTCGGTGGTGGCATGAACAACTTCTGCTGCACAACAAATAAACCGACTGTAACGATCGGTAACAGATTAAAGTAATCACCCAGAAACGGAATTGCGAAGGGAAGCTGAAACAACTCATCAGGTGCGGCTAAATTATCAATCCAGAGGAATGGTGTTCCCCGTAGCTGGACCGCATTATTTAACGCAGTATACAAGCCAAAAAAGATTGGCAACTGCAAGAAAATGGGGAGACAACCTGCTAACGGATTGTAATTGTTTTTGCTGAACAACTCCATTTGCGCTCTACCGAGCTTCTCGCGATCATCGCCATATTTCTTTTTGAGCTCTGCGATCTGGGGCTGGAGCTCTTTCATCTTTTGAGCTCCGACTGCCTGCTTTCGAGAAAGCGGATAAAGACTACCACGGACCATAATTGTCAAACCAATAATGGCAAGCCCGTAAGACAGACCGATGCTGTGCAATGTAGTCAACAACCACAACATCAGTTTGGCAACCGGACCAAAAAAACCGAAGTCCATAATTTCGGTCGCCTGCAAAGGGGGGCCGAGCAATGACTCTCGTTTAGGTCCGACATACATGGCATAGGTATGTGTTTCTTCAGCACCAGCCGCCAGTTCCATATCAACCGAATTGATTTTAACAGATATGCTGCTTTGCGATACATCTTTCAATGAACGGCTGATCAAAACAGGTTCAATGCTCTTATAATAGTTTGACCGCATCTCACCATTGACAAGTTCTGGCTTGTAATTTTTGCCGTCTGGTGTCAGAAGAGCGGCAAAATATTGAATATCAACCCCGGCAAATTGAAATGCGCGAGTTAACTTCTCAACATTACCAGCATCGATTTCTTCAACAATGTCGGGAGCATACAAGGTAACCGTATCGATTTCCAAATCATCTTGAAGAAATCCAATCCGTACATCGCGAAATTTACGCGTATTATCGGCATTTTCGAGTGGAACTCCAACAGGGCCTAAAAGCTGATAATCCAGTTTCTGTAATGCATCGCCGTGATTGATCACGTTAATTTTAAAATGGACTAGATAGCCAGCCTGATCTGTATCACGAAACTCACGAAAGGTTTTACCTTCAGGTACTGGATATTTCTTGAGACTATACTGCTTTTGAACTTCAATGCTGCCATCAGGGGCTGTCAGTCCCATGCGAACCGACTGGATGATTTTGGGGTCAAGCGGATCTTTGACCTGTTCCAGTATTTTCCAGTTTGCGCTCTTCGAATTTGTTTTTAATGGTGCCAATTTCTCATTTAATTGTTTAATGTCCAAGTCCAACGAACGCCTGACATCTTTCCCCGCGGTAAATTCATCCAAAACTTTTAATGGCTGCTTATTTGCCTTTAACTCCTGATAGAGTGGATCATTTAAATGAGCATCAATCAGCGATGCACCTTCAGTCGTAACAGACACCTGCAAAAAATAGCCTGACTGGGGATCAAGTGAACCCAGAACTATCTTTTGACGAGGATTGTTGAGAAGGTCTGCTTGTTTAACAGCTTGTTGCGTAGGCTTATTCTTTTCAACTTCCTCAGCCTCTCCTGGTTTTTTCGCAGCCAGAGGGGCCTCTGCTTCAGGCTTCGCCTGCGCAGCGTTTTCAGGTGCCTTTTTCACCGCTGGTTTTTGGGGAGGGGCAATGAGGGGGACGACGAAAAGTTGCCAGGCAAACAAAACAGTCGCAGACAGAGTGACGAATAGTAAGAGTCTTTTTTGTTCCATTGTTATCGACCATCACGCAGACGGTCGCCCAAGAAGTTATCTAAATCAGGAATGTCGTAAATTTTTTCTGCGGTGGCATTGAAATCGTATTCGACTCGGCAGAAAGTTAACTTTTCATCAT
The Gimesia aquarii DNA segment above includes these coding regions:
- the mnmE gene encoding tRNA uridine-5-carboxymethylaminomethyl(34) synthesis GTPase MnmE → MNLQFDDTIVALASAPGSSAAGIIRISGDDIVPCLSTCFESTSEWQSSRRSERHSGQLRLTDSDLCLPGTLYYWPTARSFTGQPLAEFHTVSAPPLLESAIENLGSHGARMARPGEFTLRAFLAGRVDLVQAEAILGVIDAYDHEELNLALSQLAGGVSTRIAQARMNLLELLSELEAGLDFVEEDIEFIDRDTLVSRLHDIRTFCEKLYDDSSHRMESTGTLTVVLAGLPNAGKSTLYNTLVGDAQAALVSDVAGTTRDYLVTSLEWEGQSIHLIDTAGMESGKHGVSLSAQDFRREQIAQADLVIWCTAADIDSELKSKDQIQRDQLSAEQNVIIVKTKSDLSSEPLKNTSFPDCDVMLSATQGVGIEALKNLILTRLTEYHRGSKFLIGSTASRCRESLRSASQSMQAAEEAATLRMGEELVAIEICDALQHLGQIVGQVYTDDILDRIFSKFCIGK
- the yidC gene encoding membrane protein insertase YidC; its protein translation is MEQKRLLLFVTLSATVLFAWQLFVVPLIAPPQKPAVKKAPENAAQAKPEAEAPLAAKKPGEAEEVEKNKPTQQAVKQADLLNNPRQKIVLGSLDPQSGYFLQVSVTTEGASLIDAHLNDPLYQELKANKQPLKVLDEFTAGKDVRRSLDLDIKQLNEKLAPLKTNSKSANWKILEQVKDPLDPKIIQSVRMGLTAPDGSIEVQKQYSLKKYPVPEGKTFREFRDTDQAGYLVHFKINVINHGDALQKLDYQLLGPVGVPLENADNTRKFRDVRIGFLQDDLEIDTVTLYAPDIVEEIDAGNVEKLTRAFQFAGVDIQYFAALLTPDGKNYKPELVNGEMRSNYYKSIEPVLISRSLKDVSQSSISVKINSVDMELAAGAEETHTYAMYVGPKRESLLGPPLQATEIMDFGFFGPVAKLMLWLLTTLHSIGLSYGLAIIGLTIMVRGSLYPLSRKQAVGAQKMKELQPQIAELKKKYGDDREKLGRAQMELFSKNNYNPLAGCLPIFLQLPIFFGLYTALNNAVQLRGTPFLWIDNLAAPDELFQLPFAIPFLGDYFNLLPIVTVGLFVVQQKLFMPPPTDKDQELQHKIMNYMMIAMGFMFYRVPAGLCVYFIASSLWGICERKLLDFQSKRHPSPAAATDSKTIEVKAESKKNQAPKKDASNNDKPEKKGWFARLQEIADQAQEQAALNEKKKQQSSRLKGAGKKSKKRR